The Fusobacterium simiae sequence TACTCTTACAAATATAGAGTTTAAAAAGGTTGAATTAGAAGCAATACAAAAATATATAGCATAAGAGTAAAAAATTAATATCAGCTGATAAGAAAAGAAAATGGAGTTTAGCAACTCCATTTTTTTATTGATTAAAAATGAAAAATAAATTACAATTATAAAGAAGATAACTAAGGGAGAAAACTATGCTATTTAATAAATTAATAAAGAGAAACCATTTGTAGAAAAAGTTATGTATCATATGATTTAAGAAGAAAAAAGGGAGTAAAATGACAATAAAAGAAAGAGAAATGATATTAAATTTAAGTTACCAAGAGTTGGTAGAAAAATTTAAAAATGAACTTATTAGAGAATATGCAATAAAACAATTAAATAGACATGATTTTACTGATAAAGATGAGGAGGAACATTATTAATGAAATATGAAGAACAAGAAAGAAAAATTTATGCAAAATATAATGATAAAACTATAAGAGTTTATCAAGCATATAATAATCAAATTGCAGATGAAGCAATAAAATTAGGAACATTTGGAGAACATTTTAGCTTGACAAGAATGACTTGGATAAAACCCTCTTTTTTATGGATGATGTATAGATGTGGTTGGGCAGAAAAAGAAAATCAAGAAAAGGTTTTAGCTATTGATATAAAAAGAGAAGCCTTTGATGAAATAGTTAAAAAATCTGTAATATCATCATATAAATCTAATTTAGGCATAACAGAAGATGAATGGAAAGAGAAAGTTAAAAATTCCTTAGTTAGATGTCAATGGGATCCTGAAAGAGATATTTATGGAAAACCAATAGGAAGAAGGTCTATACAACTTGGAATAAGAGGAAAAGCTATTGAAAAATATGTAAATGAATGGATAGTAAAGATAACAGATATAACTGATGAAGTAAAAAGAATAAAACAGAGCATTGATAATGGAACTTTTAAAGAAAATATGTTACC is a genomic window containing:
- a CDS encoding DUF4291 domain-containing protein, which translates into the protein MKYEEQERKIYAKYNDKTIRVYQAYNNQIADEAIKLGTFGEHFSLTRMTWIKPSFLWMMYRCGWAEKENQEKVLAIDIKREAFDEIVKKSVISSYKSNLGITEDEWKEKVKNSLVRCQWDPERDIYGKPIGRRSIQLGIRGKAIEKYVNEWIVKITDITDEVKRIKQSIDNGTFKENMLPEEKEYEVG